The following DNA comes from Anopheles coustani chromosome 2, idAnoCousDA_361_x.2, whole genome shotgun sequence.
TGGAAGTTACGATTCCATGTTCGGtttgtaatttttcatttccgtttCCAGGTAGTTACAAAACCGTCCCAGGTTGGTGCGCACCGTACTGACTGCCGGAAAGCGATCGCCGAGCTGCCGCTTGTCTCGCTTCAGCTTTTCGCGCATAACACGATCGAGCTGTTTGCATTTCGCGACCATTCCTACCTCGTGCACGATCGCGTACCAATCGTTATCAGCGAAAATGTCCATCATCGAGTCTAGCGCTTCCGCCAGCACCCAAACGTCCGTCTCGTTGGCGCAAGTGTTGAGCACGAAATCGACGATCAGCTTCACCAGCGGTTCCGGCAGCAGGCATCCGAGCATGCCCAACATTCGCAGCCAGTTGGCTCGGATCTCCGCGTCCTCGCAGCCGACCACACCGTTCAGCATCAGCTGCAGATCGCTTTCGGTCATCTGTTTGAACAGCTCCGGGCTCTTGCGCAGGTGCTCCAGGGTGGCACGCATCAGCGACGTCGAGGCTTCCAGAAGCTTCACATTGCCCTGGCCCTGGAACACTTGCTGGCCGAGATCGATCCACACGTTGTACACCGCAGCCGGTCCTCCGAGATCCTCGGTCGTGATGTTATTGCACAGATTGTGAAGACACAGCATGGCAGAAATCCGCAGCGAGTCAAGCTTCTTCAGTGTGCCCTTCTCAGACTCGGCCAAGATTTGGTGCACGTTCTCCGCCATCGGTTGAGCCTTCTGCCAGAGCTTCTCGACCAGCGCTAACGATTTAATAGCTTCCAGAACCTCCACTGGAACCTTGTCCGTGTTCTCCACGCTTCCGTTTAGCTCGTTCGTATCGTAATCGTAAACACTTTCGGCGTCCGAACCGGCGCCGTTATTCTCGACGTTCTCATTTCCCTCGCTCTGCCAATCGTCATCGTCGGTGGAGCAGATGTTTGTGAGTATTTCGGCCGCTATCCGTTGCGCCTGCAGCATCCAACCTACGTCACGTACTTCCAGCTCACCGTCGGACGGCAGGTCCGCTTTCCGGCGACGCTGGTGTGACTCTGCCTCGGTTTCTTCGTCAATCTGTACGTCATCGGTCACCTCCAGATCGACTACCTCCTTCTGGGCCGTTAACGGAAGGATGCTGGTAAGGTTTCCCAACGCAACCCGATGGTTCGCTTCCATCGTCTTAGCAATGGTTTGCAAAATTTGGCTCATATGGCTGCTTAGCAATACCGGGACGTTGCAAATTATTCCTGCGGCAAGGACACGCAGCATCATCGTGGCATTGTCCGTACCGTCGAGGGCAAGAAGTGTTGACAATTCTAAACCATGGTTGGCTAGCACTCGCCAAGACGATGTGTTTTCTTCAGACACCACCAATAGACATTGTGCTACAGCAATTGCTATGGCATGAACGGAAGAAAATTAGATAATTAAAAGGTTCATCCAGCAGGAGACCAAAGATACACTTACCGATCTGTTTTCCATACACGTTACAattcaaaaagtaaacaaaaggcTGCAGTAACTGTGCTTGATTGAAAGCGGTCAACGCGTCAGATGTACTTTCGCACAGGTTCCACAACAAATTAACCCCCTGCAGGAACGTGTCGGAGTGCTCGTCCATTTGGTCCTGCATGCTCTTATCGAACGTTGGCTTCCACTGAGTGGCGCTTGTGTAGCGATTCAACAATGCCAGCAGCGGCGTAAGCACATCCTGATCGACCATAAACTCGCACAGCTCCACGCTGCCAACCGAGAGGTTTCGAAGTGCTCCAGCAGTGGCATGACGCACGCTTGAATCCGGATGCACCAACAGCGACGCCGCTATCCGTATGATGTTACTTGCGACAACTTCGGCCAGATTTACCTCACCCTGGCCGATAGTGGCCAGTGATTGCAACCCGCAGATTTTCTCCTCCGTTACGGACGATTCCAGCTGCTCTACGATCGCATCGATGGGGGTCCCGGATTTTGCACTACCGGCCAGCCCTTGCTCGATTAGCCCATTTACGTCCATCAACCCGGTGGGGGCTGGTTGGTTTTTGTGAAGCCTTGGTTTCTTGGCCTTACCCATGATTTTTAGAGCTCCCGGATGCAGGAGGACCACAAATTACACACAAAAATTAACAGACCGGAGTCGTTCGCCGGTCCAAACACACGTGCCGAAGTGTCAAATAGACGTCtacaaaatatttaccttttgaCCAAGGTGACTGGAGAAAGGGTAGTGCAAGTTGTGACTGAAAAAGcttgttttttaaaatattttttcagttttcaaaCCGATTTGCACGATTAAACCCTCAAATGAGAagtcttttcaaaacaaatcacttAAAACAAGTGGAATTTTTCGTACTTATacattttactaaaaattgaaaaagaaaaatgaaagagaTAAGGAAACCTTGGTGCGAATTGTTCGAATTGTTCGAATCGCCACGTTCATACACCTTAGTCGAGAAGTTCAATCGATTTTCGAACATGTCACGTGGTCGAAGCGCATGTGGTTTGAAATAGACTAAACGAACTAATTTATAAATTCAATATAAACAATAGAATTGtgacgaaaaattaaatgtttaacgTTAAGAAAGAGTCTGTAAAATCAATTATTCAGCAATCgttgaaaatcaataaaaaaaaatcctttaacTAGATAGAAAATTTTGCAACAAGACATAAAAAGGCATTTCAAAATAtcgatagaaaaataaaccgcatAGTGTATAGCATGTTCAATTAcaaattcaaaaaaataattttatcttgCTTGCAGGAAAATGTTGGTAGTattaataaattcaaaatttattaatGTACATACACTAAAGACCGAAAAGTTGTTCAGTAATGTGCCGTGGTAGATAATTTGACCTGAACATATTATGCAAAAtataatgaaaatttttaaaaattgaaataggAACCTGGTCTGCAGTTTCCAAATTATTTTGGCTTTACAGTTCGGATGCAAACAAATAATATTCAATACTCTTCAACTTCGCTGTTGCATCTATAATTTTATTACCATGCATTCCCATCTACTTCAAACAATGCTACTTCCTAATGCACATGCTAGCATTAGTTACCAGTTGCGACTATCTCGCGATCGCAAATAACAATTCTACTCTGTCGTGTAATAATTCAACCCTGATAAAATCCGCCAGCAAGAGGCTCATTTACATGCCGGACCTGAAGGTGCAActtgaaggtttgttttcgtATGTTAACTGGATGACTTTCTTATTAGGGATATTGTCGTCGTGTTTTACCTTTCAAACGGTTATTTTATACTCACTATTAATTAAGACACTTCTTTCCGATACTAAAAGCCTTTCCGTAGATAAAGGCAACCATAGCATATCTACCCTTCATCGCCTTTAAATATTAATCAACAATTCAATGCTTGCCAGTGTGTAATGTCCAAACATTTGTTATCGGTTTGATGTCCAAACGTTTCCACTTCACTGTCCGGACACTCTGCTCTTGAATACATGGGTTTCCTCATGGGGTTTGCTAACGATTTAATATATTATGCTGAATATAAATCCTCTTCATTCTACGTCTTTCTCACAAAATAGTAAACATTTAACAAGTATTGCTTTCAATTGTCCCTTATCTGTCGTTTGCACATGCACACGTGTCTGTGTCGtggtttcctttccattccatcTGCTCGGTCACCCTATTGTCTACCGGTTCCTGTGACATATTTCCAGCTCACTTTCATGgcgcaaaagaaacaaaacgtagTAGTTTGAATTGAGGATTTCCTGTGGCGACGCCATTCGTATATGCCCACACCGTCGTGCGCGCTGAGCAAATGAAT
Coding sequences within:
- the LOC131267450 gene encoding HEAT repeat-containing protein 3 produces the protein MGKAKKPRLHKNQPAPTGLMDVNGLIEQGLAGSAKSGTPIDAIVEQLESSVTEEKICGLQSLATIGQGEVNLAEVVASNIIRIAASLLVHPDSSVRHATAGALRNLSVGSVELCEFMVDQDVLTPLLALLNRYTSATQWKPTFDKSMQDQMDEHSDTFLQGVNLLWNLCESTSDALTAFNQAQLLQPFVYFLNCNVYGKQIAIAVAQCLLVVSEENTSSWRVLANHGLELSTLLALDGTDNATMMLRVLAAGIICNVPVLLSSHMSQILQTIAKTMEANHRVALGNLTSILPLTAQKEVVDLEVTDDVQIDEETEAESHQRRRKADLPSDGELEVRDVGWMLQAQRIAAEILTNICSTDDDDWQSEGNENVENNGAGSDAESVYDYDTNELNGSVENTDKVPVEVLEAIKSLALVEKLWQKAQPMAENVHQILAESEKGTLKKLDSLRISAMLCLHNLCNNITTEDLGGPAAVYNVWIDLGQQVFQGQGNVKLLEASTSLMRATLEHLRKSPELFKQMTESDLQLMLNGVVGCEDAEIRANWLRMLGMLGCLLPEPLVKLIVDFVLNTCANETDVWVLAEALDSMMDIFADNDWYAIVHEVGMVAKCKQLDRVMREKLKRDKRQLGDRFPAVSTVRTNLGRFCNYLETEMKNYKPNMES